The Candidatus Dadabacteria bacterium DNA window GACTGCGATCACAGTCTGTGTGAGAAGTGAGTTATCCGTTTTTGCTTGCTTCTTTGCCAGATGTGCTTTGACTTTCCCTGGTAGCACGGGTTCATATTCTTCAGCGACATCCATTCTATTTTTCATTCCGATTCCTTCCTTTAGGCAATATCCTTGCCTTCAACACCGCGTGCTTTGCGTTCTGTTGTTCGCATTTCCAAGGTAGACCGCGCGAAATCCACACCGTGCTGTGCTTTCACACTCCAATGTGATGGGAAGGGACCGGACTGAAAACATTCAAGCCGATGCCCAACGATTGCCAAATACGCCTCGTTTGTGGATCCGTTCACGCCATTGTCAGCGATGGGCCCCTTCTGAAAAGAAACAGTATTCAACACTTCGCCAGTCTCTCTGTTGAGAATCTCGTATGTGTGGTGTGCACCACCGGCACCTTTTTCGTCTGTTACGATAACTGTGATGTAATCGTCGTGATAAATCTCTTCTCGCATTTCTGTAAAATCTCCTTTTTTGGGGAATGCACAAACTAAAAGTTTGTGCTACAGGTGAGTATCTCCGAATTAGTATCTCCGAAAAAATCTATTTAACTCGCGGTCAATGGCTCTGCGGATAACAGAGAGTTCTGAAACACCTTTCGCCCGTGCGATCTCTTTGATATCTCTCCGCTGCTCGGGTGTAAAAAACTGGCGTTCCTCTTTCGCTTCTTCCTGTTCTGCGTACTGGTCGACTGCGCGTCGCATGATTTCAGCTTTGAGGAGTCCGGTTTTCTTACTCTGTTCGTCGATCCATTCGTTCTGCTGTTGGGTGAGTGTAAAGGTAGTGCGTTCGAGTTTAGGCATTCAGTGTGTGTGCTCCATGGGCAGGCGATGACAATTAGTCTTTTTATAGTGTATTATTTTATCATAAGCAATATAGATTTTCAAGTGTTTAATAGTTTTCAGTTATCAGTTACAAGAGATTTTTGGTAACAATCGACGGATTTCCCTGCCTCTGACCACTTTTTTCCTATTTTATTGTGTATGTATTGTAAATCAGCATATCGGGATGTTGAATGTAGTTTCAGGGGTTAGGTTTAGCAGCGTATACTATTCATCAAGTTCCGATTGCCATCTGCGTGTCCATCGTTGAATAGTCCCTCAACAGATGTTTGGAAACTGAACTGAGTCAAATATAGAGTGATGTTTTTGTGGGACATAGGTGGTGTTTTCGTGGTACGTAGATGTTACTTACGCGTCTATAGGAGTCGTTCCTGATGCACAAACAACTTAACAAAATTCTCGAAATTCTGAATTCGGGCGAAAGATCGATGGAAGAGATTCGTGAAAACCTCGGTGTTTCTATAAACACAGCACGAAAATATGTCAACCTTCTCATTGCAGAGGAGAAGGTTGTAAGCGCGCGGAAAGGGAAATACGATCTCCATGAAGACTACAGACCCTTAACACCTTTAGAGAATAGGAAAATCATCAAGGATCTTATCCTTTTTCAAAGAGACACCCTCTCCATTTATCGCAAACGTTTAAACATCCTCCTCGGTCAGGAAAACCCGGATCCAGACGAAACACAAATGCTCTTAGACTGTATCAAAACATTAGCACTCTCAATAGATAGACTCCTAAAACGCTGGAATGTATTGACCCAAGGGTATGATAGCAACACACAACAAGCTTCGGAGGACGCAAAGCACAAGACCGTAGAACGTGAAAAACAAGACCTTGAAAATGCGCCGCCTGAGGATCAGCTCATAGAGGTTGGACACTTTCATTCGGAACTGAAAACGTTGTGGGACGCGTTACCGGAGGCAGAGAAAACATCTAAAACGGTGTGATGGATGCAGAGACAGCGAGTAATCTCTTGGGGACAGAATGATCAGCATTATTATCCCTACGGGGAGATGCTGAAACTCTTTACCACCTCATTAGATGTGAGTGTAAAGATAGCGGGCGGGACGTATGACGCGGGGAAAACATACGGACTCCTTGCTTACATGCACATGCTGGCATTGAAGTATGCGGGTGCGCGGATGACATTCGTGCATCGGAGTTTGAACCGTGTGTATCGGAACATCGTCCCGACGTATATAAAGTTTCTGGGGTATACGCCTCCGAGTCGTGATGATAATCCGATGGGTCGGGAAGTCACACGGTTTGGGGGGGAGCGTCCAGAGTTTTTCGAGTATGGAAATGGTACTCGGATCTACATGAACGGGTTAGACAAGCCGCAGAACCTGTTATCCGATTTCTTTGATGCGGGCTTTGTCAATCAAGCCGAGCTTTTACCTTTCGCGGCGTGGGACGAATTGACGGCGCGTGTTTCCGAACGCGCGGGAATCATGCCGGTTGCGTATCTGTTTGGCGATTGTAACCCAAGCGTGCCGAATCACTGGATCCGCCAGCAAGCGAAGGAAGGGAAACTTAAGTTTTATCGGATGTCGTTCTTAGACAACCCTGAGATTATCGAGCAAGGTTCACCAGAATTATCCGAGTTCAAAATAGAATTTAGAAACAACCCGGATCCGAAACTTCTCAAGAAGATCGAACACTTGTTCACCCGATCGGGCGAACGGCGTGTAGAGAAGCTCAAGAATCTCGAAGGATTGCGTTTCAAACGGGGGTTCCTCGGACTCTGGGCATCGGGTGAGGATTTAGTCTTTGAAGGGTTTGACCCTGAGGTCCACATCCTCGATAAAACGATTGCATCGATCATGCCGAATTGGCCGCGCTATCTGAGTGTCGATTGGGGGTATCGGGATGCGGCGAGCGTGATTTGGTGGGCGCACGCTCCGGATGATAGACTCTATGCCTATAAGGAGATATACAAAACGGGACTGATAAAACCCGACTTGATCCAGTTGATAACAGACAACTGTGATAGAGAAGAGAAGAAGAAGATTCGGTATGCCGCGGTAGACTCTGCCGACCAGGACGGCGTGGCGCAGTTGGAGCTCGCTGGCTTTCGGGTGAACGAACCGCCCAAAGACAGAGTTGCCCAGATTCAATCCGTGCAGAAACGGTTGAAAATTGACGAGACCGGTCAACCGGCGATTTTTTTCTTACGGGATCGGCTGGTGCATCCCCCAGATGAAAACCTGAAAGAAAAATATCTACCTGTTGAGGTCACTGATGAGTTTTTGAGTTTGAGTTACAGCGAGAAACGGACGGGTAACCCGCAAAAGGACGATGCCGACACAGACGGCGAAAAGCATGGCATCGATGGCACAAGTTATCTGGTGCGGACCCTGCAAAAAGGCCCCCGTAGCATCGGCAGCGGGCGAGTTATCCATGGTAGCGTGAAGATGCGATAAAGGAGGTAAGTCAATGAGTAGGCTTTTGTATTCAATCTTATGGGGAGTTGTGTTCCTGTTGATGGCGTTCACGTTGGTGTTGTGCCATCAATGTGTATTTGGTGAGAGTCCACTTTTTATAGATGCATACAACTGTATTCTCTCGGATGCCGACGTGCAGGTCTACGATGGCGACACGATCAAAGATGTTCGGGTGTTATTGCTGGAGCAGGACTTTGAGAAATGGCAACTCGGTGAGTATTGGCCCGGGGTGCATATCACCGAGCGAGGGGTTGAGATCCAAACAGACATCCGTATTGCTGGCATCGATACCCCCGAGAAACGAACATCCACAAAAAACGCGGATGGGAGTCCCCGATCGCAAGCAAGTCGCCAGCGAGAAAAAGCCGCAGCGGCTGCGAGTCGTCAGGCACTGATACTTATGTTGAAATCCAATGGTAACCACTTTTCCATCTCCGATCCGATACATGGGAAATATGCGGGTCGGACGGTTGCAGATGTTCACGTCAATGAGGTAGACGTTGCCACTTACCTGATTCAAAAAGGGCACGCCAAATTTTACGACGGTGGGACGAAACCGGAGTGGAACTGGGGGGACTAACATGTTTGGAGATACACCGACGTGGGCAGTGCTTTTAGACCTGCTCTTATTTGTAAATGCGTTGCTGATTTCTTGCTTGTTGACACCTCGATATAGAAATGAAGACCGAAATCGAGGGCATGAAGCACGAGCGCCGAGAGCATATCCGGGAGGAACGCGAAAAATGAAATACCTCTTTATATCCTGCTACATCCTTGTCTTAAACACTTTTGCTTTTGGACATACCATCACGCCGCCTGCCGAGATAATTCCCAAGTCCCCTCGCTTAGAGGAACATGGTGAACGCGAAAACGAGGATGGCGAAAATCTCCACTTTCATGCTTGGTGTTACGACACCATACAAGGCAACGGGAATCAAGCGGGTTGGTGGCCGGCATGGTACCCGGTAGAATACGGGCAACCGCCTCATAGCGTCGCTGTGGATCCACCCGTTGTTGTCGTTGAACCGCCTGTTGTCGTTGAACCGCCTGTTGTTGTCGAACCGCCGGAAACCGAAACGCACACGGTTTCCCCACAGACCCCGGATCCCGTCGTCTCTGTATCTCCGAAAAGTCAAGCAGATACCGGCGTCGGGTCATCTCGGTTACCGGTAGCGTCTTCACGTGTGGTAGAGGTCTCCGATGTCCCTGGGGAGGGCGCGGTCCCTGGTGTCGGTATCGTCCGAGAAAGCGATATTGTTTTGACGCAGGTGATGTTTCATGACTGGACATCTGCGGGTGGCGGTGGACTTCCGCAGTGGTTTGAACTCCACAATCGCGGGGGTGATGGGACTGTGAAAGGCTTTCAGTTGACATTCTTCCCCAAAGGTGGGGGCAAAGTCATAATTGTACTCAAAGACTGCCCATTGGCATCCGGCGAGACGATGATTGTCGCGCGTCAGCGTGTCGGGCATCGCCTGGGGCATTTGTGGGGTCATTCTGAAGGTGTTGAAAAGGTGTATATCGATGCGGATATACTGAACTTAAAAAATAACTGGGTGCTCACGGATCCCGCTGGCAAAGAAATCTATAGACGGACTGCGCATTGGAATCACGGCTGGGGAAAACATGAGCGGGGTCCTTTTGGGAAAGGTGCGTATCGCAAAGCCGTTGATGTGATACCGAGTGAGCCTTATACCGGAGATGCGCCTATCTACTACGGCAATCGTTGGGATGCGGGCAATCCGCCTGGCTATCATGTCGATGTCGCGCCGAAAGCACCGCATCTCGTGAGACCGAAACGGGTACTGCTTTGGGGGGCATTGAAAAAGTCGGAAAAATAGCGAATGAACCTACAACGCACTTTAAAGACCTTCAACAAACGGGTTTTCGGTAGGGACCCAAAAGCGATTGCGAAGCACCGTAACACACGGGCATTGAGTGGCGGTCGCGTCTCGATGCAGGATCCGCATCGGCAGCACACGATGTATCATGTTGCGCCGCCGGAACGGTCGCGAAGTGTATGGCAGCTGAAAAACTGGACAGAAGAAGAACTGCTACATCTACCGGTCGATCAGTTCATGAAACTCGTCACGAGCATCAGCCCGGAGGTCAAAAAAGCATACGATGATTTCTTGCGGAACGCGAACGAATCTTGGGGTTACCAAGTAAAGCCGAAGGGTGCCACCCCGGTTATCGATGCTTTCTTTGACAGGCTTGCGGCGAAACATCATGACCCGGACGTGTTGATTGACAGAGTGTTTGCCGGCATCTACAAAGGCGGTGCTATTTTTTGGGAGTTAGAACTCAACGAAGCGGCGGACATGGCGATGGACATTGCGGTGATGGATCCATACGTAGCGCGTTTCAACCGTCACGGAAACCACGACTGGGAGCTCGGTCAATGGCAGCAGGGGAAATGGGTATCCCTACAGGACGATCCGACGGTGATGTATGTGCCGTTCAATGCGGGCCCGAATGAACCCTTCGGCAGGTCTATGTTGGAATCGGCACCGTTAGACGTGATTCGGATGTTAGGGGTGATGCACGATTTTCGGAGGGTCTTGGAATCACAAGGCTGGGCACGCGCAGGGTTTAAGGTGGATTCGGAAAAGTTGCGAGACTTCATGCCAGCGGATGTTAGGGGTGATGTTGATAAGGAAGACGAATTCATCCAGGACTTCCTTGCGGGTATCAACCAGCGGTACTCAAGTTTAAAGCCGAACGAAGGGTATGCGTATTTAGACATCGTGGAAGTCGAAATGCCGAAGGGCGGGCAGATGCAGACGTCGTTCTTCGGGCTGGTCGATGGACTGATGCGGTTATATGACCGTCGGGTTGGGAGAGCAACAGGTTCAACCCCGATTAAGCAACACAGTAACGAATCCGTCGCGGAATCTCACGCGACAGAACAAAGAAAAGATTACCGGATCAATATATCCAGTATTCAATCTACGGTAGCGGGGGTTTTTTCAACCCTTTTGGGATATGTGCTACGGGCTGAGGGTCGGCAAGGGAAAGTCATGTTCTATTTTGAGAATACTCCTGATCCCATGGATATCCGACAGATAGCAGAAGCGGAGGGTGTCAAGATCGATAACCTCAAGAAACTTAAGGAGCTGCAGGATATAGAGGGTATTGACGACAAGGACTATCAAGACGCTCTTGAGAAGTTCAAATCGGAAAAAAACAGGCACTCGGCGGGACTCCGGACGTATGGAAGTTTAGACTGGATGCAAGTCAGAGAGGGCATCGTCAATTAACGATGCGGCATCGCAGGTCTGATTGTCAAACAGGTATTCCTGTTCGGCGTTTGACAGCATCCGTCAAAAAAAGAGGGCGTGGACAGAGTTAAATCAACGATTGAAAGGAGGTTAATTATGGAAGATATAAGGCTGTTCCCTGTTACGATTGGCACCCGTGCGATGCATGCGGATTTGCCCGAAGAGGATGATGATCGATATTGGGTTCGCATCACGGCAAGTAATGACAAATTGGACCGCCACAACTCGATTATGGATCCCAAGACCACTCTCAAAAACTTTGAGAAAGATGCGAAAACGAAGCCTGGGATTGCTCTCAAAGATCATCATGCGTGGCGATCGTTCGGGTATGGACGGTCGGCAAATGCGATGTTGAATGACAAGAACGAGTTGCTGATCGATTTCTTCATTCTCAAGAACATGGAATACGACGGCGGCAGTCGTGAGTTCCGAACTTCTGAGAAATTGATCAGGGCAATTGAACACGAGTTAATCAACCAGGTCTCTATCGGATTCTACGATGCCCGTGAGATCTGTAATTTATGTAACCTTCCCATCCGCCGGTACTCTTATTGGGATTGGGAACCCGAACGTGAGGGGCAATGCACTCACAAGATGGGTAAGAAGTACGAAAACAAAGATGGCAAAATGGAGACTGCCACCTATACTATTTTTGATGCTCGGCTCAAGGAGGTCTCCCTCGTTGAGTTTGGGTCTAACCGACACACTTCCATCGAGAAACAGCGATTCCTCATGTACGGGTGGGGTGACCCCACCACTTACGGGTTAGGTAACCCAATGCCTACCGACATGCCTGATGAGGCTGCTGCTCAGATGCGAAGATTTATGGAGGAATTTACAGTGACAGATCATGAGTGGATTGAGAAGTTGCGCGATGCGCTAAAAGTCCCGGGTATCCGTTCGACGGACGAACCCGATGACGTTGTGAAGGCACTGGAGACCGAGGTATCGACCCTTCGCACGACCGTTTCAACCCAGAAAGACGAGATCGCGGATCTCACGAACGCCTCACAGGATGTGGACACGGCGCGTCAGCAGCTCGTCACGACGTTGCGAGAGGATTTGGATCTCAAGGACGTGCGTTCGACAGATGAGCCGGAGACGGTCTTAGAAAAAGTGACCAGTGAGGTGACGAGTCTCCGCGAGAAGGTCGAAACGCAGAAAGACGAGATCGCGGATCTGACGAAAGCTGCCGAGGACGGCGAGGCGTATCGCGAAGCGCGTGTTGAAGAGGCGATCAAGCAGGGTAACCGTGCGTATGGTGACGAATTCGATGAGGAGTATCACCGCGAGTATTACGGCGACATGCCGTTAGAGAAACTCGAAGATCATATCGCACACAACAAGAAGAAAGGGGATGCGGCGTTACCGGCGGGCAGAAGATCGACCGACGCCCATGAACCGCCCCCAGAGCGAACGAAACGGACCCCGCGTCAACGGAAGCGGAAATGGCGGTAAGAGGAAGAAAGTTTTGAAGTGTACTAAAGTTTGATAGTTGCGAAGTTGAAAGCATCTCTTGAAACTTTAGGCACTTACGAACACTTTACCCGACTTTACAAAGGAGGAATTTCAACGATGGCTTTAAAGGAACACCCGCATGTAGTGGCGACGAGTATCCTGCATGATAAGAAGACGATCACATACGACATAACCGCCAAGCACCGTAGCACGGCAGTTGGCAAAGTCTATAAGATCAATGCCGAGGGCAGAGCCGAATTACCCGCGGATGGCGAAGCGTTCGATGGCGTTATCATCGCTGTTGACGGCACACAGATCACCGGTGCGTACCTGTTCGGTGGGTTGCGTGTCCCGCTTGCGAATAACGCGACCGTCAAGCGTGGCGATAAATTGGTTGCAGGACTTGGGCCGAGCAGTGCGAAGGGCTTCGTGAAAGCCGTGAGTGCACCTGCGGCGTTACCGGCGGACTTAACCGGTGTTACCGCTGGGGATGTTGGCAATGCTGCGGATATCACAACGGCTGAAAATGCAGGACGCACCCAGATTAACAGCGTCTCGGCAACGGTTGCAGATCTCATTGACGCTTTAAAGGGCAAAGGCTCGGTGCTGGAATTTGACACGACACACGCCCTGATCACAATGCCGGGCTAAAGAAGTTTCGAAGTGTACTAAAGCAGGAAAAAGTTTTGAAGTGTACTAAAGTTTGCAAGTTCGGAAGTTCGAAGAAACGGGAGAAGTTTCGAAGTGTACTAAAGCAGGAAAAGTTTTGAAGTGTACTAAAGTTTGCAAGTTCGGAAGTTCGAACTTATGTTTGGAACATCCAAGTGCCTCTTGCAACTTTACAGACTTTAGGCACTTTAGGAGACTTTGAAACTTTCTTTTTCTCTTGCAACTTTACAGACTTTACAACCTTAGAACACTTTAGGAGACTTTCTTAACTTACGAACACTTTACCAGACTTTACACAGTTTACACAGGAGGAAGAACGAATGTCTTTAATGACGACACGAGAAATCGTAGAAAGGTATGGGAATCCATCGCAGCGTGCTGGGCTTGTCGAGCAAGCGGCGGATGCGGGCATGCCGTTTTCTGCGTATATTGATTCCCAATATGACCCGGAGAAAGACGGCGAGTTGGGTGCGGATGACGAACGGCTTTCAGCGTTTGAGGTTGTGCTTGACGACTTGGAGATGACCACTGTCTGTAATCCTGCTGCGGGTGTCTGGCCGACTCGCTGTGAGGACGTGATTGGGGATCCTGGGAAAGAGTTAGCACTCAAAGAGATGTGTTTGAACGCGTATCGGAGTACGGTGTATCGTCCGCAGATCGAAGCGGCGGCACGGAAAGCCGAAAGACGTGCGCGTTGGGAACGCGCTGGCACTTTCCAAGATGTGCATGATACCCCGCCTGGCTCAACGATCACCCCTTACTACGATGCGGCGGCACACTGGGACGAAGACGTGGAAGTGGATATCGCGCTTGAAGAATTGACGACGCGCATGGCAGAGACGAGCAAGAAAGACTACCGTGCCACGATCCTTGAGTATGATGAAAACGCCTTCCGTGAAGAGCAGCGGACCCCTGGTGCGGATCCTCCGATGGCGACCTTTGATACCTCTGAGCGCCCCATCCAGCCGAAAAAACGGATGTTAGCGATTCCGTTCACATACGAACACCTCCGGGAAGTCGAGTTCATTGACAAAGCGATGGAGCACGTTGAGGAGATCGCTGTCCAGCGGATCATGGCGAAAGTGGATGAAGGGCTTGAGACGATGTTTCATGGTGCGGGTGGTGACGACCTCGGTGGCACGCTGATTCGGCTGCAGGAGTTGGACAAAGAGGCGACGGATACGATGACCCCGAAAGCGTGGCTCTCGATCCAGAAGAAGTTCAAACGTTCCTATATGTTGACTTCAGCGATCGGGTATGACCCGGATATCACGGATCTCCAGTTGGCAAAAGTTGCTGGCACGAATGTGATGCTGGTGAACATGAACGAGCGTCCCAACGCTGTCATGAGCGGGTATGGCGGAAGTTTCTCCGTGATGAACCAGTTGGCACAGGGGGTTCGTGTCGGGTGGCACGACTACCTTCAGAATCGGATTCAGGCTGGGTCTGGGGGCGCTGCTACGAAGCACAATGCGTTTGTTGTGTATGACAAGCGGAAAGCGGTCGAGTACGTTTCCCAAATGAACACAGACATCATCGAGACGACGCGGGACATGCTCAAGCAGGTCGAATACATCGTCTGCTCCGAGATCTGGGGCTGGATTTCGTATCAGCCGAAGAAAGCGATCTACATCGTCGTGTTGGGCGAAACAGGTGCCAAGGCACTGAAGGTTTTAGAATAGTTACCAGTTTTCAGTTACCAGTTGTCAGTCAGTAAAGGGCGAGGTGATCTCGCCCCTACGACACCTGACGAGGCTTATGGAGTTCTTTATGCCGGCGACGATACTGACTTCCCAACATTACGATGCGGTGCGTGGGCTGATTGCCCCGGATGTCACTGCGGATCATATCTCCGATGCGTATCTATCGCAGCAGCCCTTCGCGCCGGACGCTGAACGCGAGGTGCGTAAACGCTTACGATCGGAGAACATTGATGCCGACGCATTGACAGGTGAGGCGTTAGCGGTGGCTCGGTTAGCGATGATACACCAGGCCGCTTCGGAGTTATGCGTCGTCGCTGCCCAAATCCTTCAGTCAGACCAGATTGAAATTGGCACGCGTGTCCAAGAAATTAACTGGAAAGAGAAGCGTGCGTTTCATCAGGCGAAGGTCACCGAGAAGGTTTCGGATGTCGTTATAGAAGTGCAAGCGGCGTCTCCAGTGGTCTCTCAAACAAAACGGCGGCTTCCGTTTGGTGCGGCCGGGCGGGAGCGGCGCGAGGTCGGGGAACCGAGGTATCCGTATCGGCGCGTTCCTACCTACAATGATTAGATACGGGCGAGGCGACCTCGCCCCTACGGGATATATAGATGCGTTTTCGGATTCCCCCACACCATAGGGAAATGGTGACAATCGTGCGAAAATCGGCGTATGAAGCCACGGATGAGACGCCGGTTGCAGAGGATGTGACCTGCATGATCCAACCGCTTACTTCTGGGATTCCGCAACGGGAGGCGACGCAGCTCCGGTCGAATGTGGCAGTGCAACAAACGGAGGCAATCGCGTTGCTCTCGAAACCGAACCCGGATATTGCGAAAGGCGATTTCTTGGTGCGTTCTGATGCGAGTGAGTTCCGTGTGGTGGACGTTTTGCAGGTGAAAGGCAGCTTTGTCCAAAGATTATATCTCAGAGGGCAGGGAGTCTTGTAGAGCCGCTAAAACAGGTCTTGCTGTCAGAAACCTTAGAGAAAAAGAAAAAGAGGACGCTGAACATGATTCACATTCATTTTGACGCACTCCTGAGAACAGAGGCTTTCGTTGAGAGGGTCGAAACGCGGTTGACAGATGCGACGCGGTTCTGGACAGATTTCCTTGCGCCCTTTATTTGGGACGAGATCGACGATATTTTCGACAGTGAAGGTAATGGTCGATGGGCGGGACTGGATCCGTTGTATGCGGCACGGAAAGGCGTTACGCATCCGGGGAAAGGGATTTTGGAGCGTGAAGGCAGCTATCGGGATGCGGCGACACATCCGAATCGTCCGGGTTCTATTGCGGAATACAGTGCGCAGGAATTGGTCCTGGGTGTGAGTGGCGGATATTTCGAGTCGCGGTTCGGTGCGAATTACCCTGCGTTGCATGAGGAAGGGAATGACGAAACGAATCTATCGGCGCGTCCTGTTTACGAACTCATTGCGGCGGGTGAACGATTTGAGGAACGGGTTGGTCAACTCGGCGATAAGTATCTCCAAGAGGAAATCGCCGCTGCAGAGAGAGGCAACCGATGAAGGTTTCCTGAAATTAATGCGTCACTCAAACAAATATTCTTGTTCGGCGTTCGACATATTGGGAATGTCTCTACAGAGGAATTCAGAGCGACGTTTGAGGGTATAATCGTGAATTTCATACCAAAACCGAGACAGAGCAATGATATAGCACCATTCGGCTTTTTGCCGTTTGCGTTTGCGGGCGTGGCTTGGGTTGTTCTCGCCGAGGAAATGATGCGTTCCGTCCTTAAGTCGTTTTTTGTTAGTCGCATCCCGTTTTATTTTCGCACGCCGCTGAACTTCACTAAATTAGAAAGGAGTTTGAGATGAATGAAATGGAACATCAACTTGTGGATAAAACGCTTGAGAGTATCCATGCCCTTGATGTCAAGATCGTTGAGCTGCAAGGTGAAATTCGTGCGATGCGTGAGCATAATGACGACCAGCACAAGGCACTTGCTGAGAAGTTAGACCGCTCCATCGAGACGGATACGAAGCGATTAGATGCCCATTCAAAAGAACTGGATAGCCACCGAGAGGAACTCGCGGCACTCAAGGAATGGAAAAAGGCTTTTGAAGAAAGCGTGCGAAACAGATTTGCGCTCTTCCAAAGTATTTCGGCAATCGGCTCGGTTATCGTCGCATACCTATTAAGTAAGTTTTTTTAAGGGAAACCCGCTCATGGCAAGAAAAACAGACGAACTTGATTCAACGGTAACGAATATTGGGATATTTGTATATGCAACGTTGCTGACCGGGGCGTTATTTGTTGGTGATTTTTGGTTTGAAAAAATCTACCTTACCCCAACGCTTGTTGGTATTCTGATCGGTGCGCCACTTGGCTGGATCG harbors:
- a CDS encoding methyl-accepting chemotaxis protein encodes the protein MEDIRLFPVTIGTRAMHADLPEEDDDRYWVRITASNDKLDRHNSIMDPKTTLKNFEKDAKTKPGIALKDHHAWRSFGYGRSANAMLNDKNELLIDFFILKNMEYDGGSREFRTSEKLIRAIEHELINQVSIGFYDAREICNLCNLPIRRYSYWDWEPEREGQCTHKMGKKYENKDGKMETATYTIFDARLKEVSLVEFGSNRHTSIEKQRFLMYGWGDPTTYGLGNPMPTDMPDEAAAQMRRFMEEFTVTDHEWIEKLRDALKVPGIRSTDEPDDVVKALETEVSTLRTTVSTQKDEIADLTNASQDVDTARQQLVTTLREDLDLKDVRSTDEPETVLEKVTSEVTSLREKVETQKDEIADLTKAAEDGEAYREARVEEAIKQGNRAYGDEFDEEYHREYYGDMPLEKLEDHIAHNKKKGDAALPAGRRSTDAHEPPPERTKRTPRQRKRKWR
- a CDS encoding HTH domain-containing protein, which gives rise to MHKQLNKILEILNSGERSMEEIRENLGVSINTARKYVNLLIAEEKVVSARKGKYDLHEDYRPLTPLENRKIIKDLILFQRDTLSIYRKRLNILLGQENPDPDETQMLLDCIKTLALSIDRLLKRWNVLTQGYDSNTQQASEDAKHKTVEREKQDLENAPPEDQLIEVGHFHSELKTLWDALPEAEKTSKTV